A window of the Trichoplusia ni isolate ovarian cell line Hi5 chromosome 4, tn1, whole genome shotgun sequence genome harbors these coding sequences:
- the LOC113492834 gene encoding uncharacterized protein LOC113492834 isoform X1 codes for MSNTAEAKPPSDESGWQAIDIYLFANGQQYSPPRKYHLTNDELNWWDSTLSSLAKSLYGVMHPYIVLYTTDGHKVGGPLELIDGMAYVAVEPPDTFIDAGYDKYLIKATRSWEKRQARRGSPADGSEAPKHGCHHDQPCCLCPEKENVVTVESERSVLVTTEISTLRAPDETFVDSVREILVLLSLLPVVGCRWHATSYMNARCRHSTSDLAEVYRRFHTRTDEAWRYHFHETISSAARKRSADYIAAHNGPVNTVLGRTGQNGPWGGTYEPRTGKYIIEPAERGILDDYRTKLDESRPRSAVETSPDQCGRCRQDDKRRSPAEHGRLPEYGRTLAEERIMPVDYGRIPIDERLPPIDYRHTPAEHKRTSGERSRLPGVQGYTESEYGQVPEKQSRNFGDYGNKVVDDQRFTPEGYGRSSTEQFGTPGEIARNFVDEVRAPVEYGLESGYPSREQVRTSLDNGYATMAQNSTPGEHVPQPDYGQVRTFSESGYPPEDKCCAPCEHERTPTDHERTPSDNRHLPMEHDRGPNEYIRTSLEQERAPIEYKRSPAEHARTSVEFGSPSVEQRRTQSGNERLSAEQVRSLDERNAPIKQNSISGEYRRTSGQNHALGEYRHPPGEQLRSSPEFYRSPGEQDGTPGEYRYPPNGQSHVPGVGPGGQGSTLGESGHTPVAQGRTAEEYKPPCGGSCRPGGHGQNSGECGRISVESTGPKQSEYGQTQGQQGRDRNRLSGEHGRIPSENGRTIGANARTPGNNARKSGERGRLPSERARISAVSRRYPGTNDQKRLSSEHKRTSGERGRTLGSCGRTADEQGRIPDEHERIQGEFETRTDDQPVILSDYFPSPEESGIKVREINEVLADDTVIRSNGPRMIEQQDRSGERGKRLNSNEGRIAGFGNRVSDQAHKTGDQQGKLSHHDCKNGGGGVLDTHRGIGNGGSLVVHPIRENEYISIPGQEPLTELDDEQEAYRDNNGGRRGELETKTGDLLTRLAANGARLSGGGGPSVAAGLPYVTESQQQNIRRSNMSSSLQNAPTADGKHRWSGATHSSMRRPSPNLVSPVPQRRSEDKKLVRTSREENRKTALKSPCRLSNGCAAPNVVGKQKSAPKYSCKRTAPQAFPTPATNFDQTVIKGKATSLTKIVSNHKGLTTDSTAVENIIGDKDIIVVSTNLFRNQESEIHSVKLDSSGKPVICHTKSSDETQTAIPNKPDSEVWIPVNEEVQTCSDPLGEEINMDRHEGSSRQEIRTSSKLKMSRPASGPRLNMVADDATPDENYIAIINKGDVVNLKVNIEVRSGESTNHNTSKKSHSLTNITRAEIGSQISIDEDMVVQSKSLQSLLNSEFRGTGFEGRPKVVVVQCACCGIRTLNPPRGDATPSENKKYFVLVPSSQHVNATVDKCDGGSSAKQTSDHPQSKRHGTSHPMNKTYSNTSIEAVTVRESPFPRREVGLFMATTNSSCQNSFGRNECPAPKPRVSITEDQGPRCNSVRRSTSQISVTQTGCVVSRNSNSNTNSRTRQNYSDATTQTEWCSVLVGFLNLNYSFHKIFDCLPSDFFMGTMDRLIFFVSF; via the exons gCACCCATACATAGTTCTGTACACAACGGATGGGCACAAGGTTGGGGGTCCGCTGGAGCTCATAGATGGCATGGCTTATGTAGCGGTGGAACCACCTGACACGTTCATCGATGCTGGCTACGACAAATACCTTATAAAAGCCACCAG GTCCTGGGAGAAGCGGCAGGCCAGGAGGGGGAGCCCTGCGGACGGTTCTGAGGCACCGAAACAcg GTTGCCACCACGACCAGCCATGTTGCTTGTGTCCCGAAAAGGAAA ATGTTGTCACTGTTGAAAGTGAGCGGTCTGTATTGGTTACTACTGAGATATCTACTTTGAGAGCACCTGATGAGACCTTTGTGGATTCTGTACGTgaaattttagtattattatctCTTCTTCCTGTTGTGGGGTGTCGATGGCATGCCACGAGTTATATGAACGCGAGGTGTCGGCACTCCACGAGTGATCTCGCGGAAGTCTACCGGCGCTTCCACACCAGAACCGACGAGGCCTGGAGATACCATTTCCATGAAACGATTAGCTCAGCAGCGCGGAAGAGGTCCGCTGATTACATCGCAGCACATAACGGACCTGTAAATACT GTACTCGGACGAACTGGACAAAATGGTCCATGGGGCGGTACTTATGAACCAAGAACTGGTAAATACATTATTGAACCAGCGGAGCGTGGTATCCTCGATGATTACAGAACCAAACTCGATGAAAGCCGACCCAGATCGGCAGTCGAAACGTCTCCAGATCAATGTGGACGATGCCGACAAGATGATAAACGACGTTCGCCAGCTGAACACGGCAGATTACCAGAATATGGGCGCACACTAGCTGAAGAAAGAATTATGCCCGTTGATTATGGGCGCATACCAATTGATGAAAGACTTCCACCAATAGATTATAGGCACACACCAGCTGAACACAAACGCACATCGGGGGAGCGTAGTCGTCTACCCGGTGTGCAAGGTTATACAGAAAGTGAATATGGTCAGGTACCAGAAAAACAAAGCCGTAACTTTGGTGACTATGGAAATAAAGTAGTTGATGATCAAAGATTTACACCAGAAGGGTACGGTCGATCATCAACTGAACAATTTGGTACTCCGGGTGAAATAGCACGTAATTTCGTTGATGAAGTGCGTGCGCCAGTAGAATATGGCTTAGAAAGTGGATATCCATCACGTGAACAAGTTCGAACATCGCTTGACAATGGTTATGCAACAATGGCACAAAATAGCACACCAGGTGAACATGTCCCACAACCAGATTACGGTCAGGTTCGTACCTTTAGCGAAAGTGGTTATCCTCCAGAAGACAAGTGTTGCGCTCCTTGTGAACATGAGCGAACACCAACCGATCACGAACGTACACCAAGTGACAATCGGCATTTACCAATGGAGCATGATCGGGGCCCAAATGAATATATCCGGACTTCACTTGAACAAGAACGAGCACCAATTGAGTACAAACGTTCACCAGCCGAACATGCTCGTACTTCAGTGGAATTTGGAAGTCCTTCTGTTGAACAACGGCGTACACAAAGCGGTAATGAACGTCTATCAGCTGAACAAGTTCGGTCTTTGGATGAAAGAAATGctccaataaaacaaaatagcatcTCTGGAGAATACAGACGCACAAGTGGACAGAATCATGCTCTTGGAGAATATAGGCATCCACCAGGTGAACAATTAAGATCCTCTCCTGAATTTTATCGTTCCCCCGGTGAACAAGATGGCACTCCCGGCGAATATAGGTATCCACCAAACGGGCAAAGTCATGTTCCAGGCGTAGGGCCAGGTGGTCAAGGTAGTACTTTAGGTGAAAGTGGTCATACACCAGTTGCCCAAGGCCGTACAGCAGAAGAATATAAACCACCTTGTGGCGGTTCTTGCCGACCAGGAGGACATGGGCAGAACTCAGGTGAATGTGGTCGTATATCCGTTGAATCAACAGGGCCGAAACAAAGTGAATATGGGCAAACACAAGGTCAACAAGGGCGTGATCGTAACCGTTTATCCGGTGAACATGGGCGTATACCAAGTGAAAATGGGAGAACAATAGGAGCAAACGCACGAACTCCAGGTAACAATGCTAGAAAATCCGGTGAGCGTGGGCGACTACCTAGTGAACGAGCACGGATATCAGCCGTAAGCAGACGTTATCCAGGTACCAATGATCAAAAACGTCTTTCCAGTGAACATAAACGAACATCAGGTGAACGAGGACGTACTTTAGGTTCATGTGGCCGTACCGCCGATGAACAAGGCCGTATTCCAGATGAACATGAACGCATACAAGGGGAGTTCGAGACTAGAACTGATGACCAGCCCGTTATTTTAAGTGATTACTTTCCTAGTCCAGAAGAAAGTGGAATAAAGGTAAGAGAAATAAACGAAGTTTTAGCAGACGATACAGTTATCAGATCAAATGGCCCTAGAATGATTGAACAGCAAGATAGGTCTGGAGAGCGGGGGAAAAGGCTCAATAGTAACGAAGGCAGGATAGCAGGGTTCGGAAATAGAGTAAGTGATCAGGCACATAAAACGGGTGATCAACAAGGTAAGCTCAGTCATCATGATTGCAAAAATGGCGGTGGTGGCGTTTTAGATACGCATAGAGGAATTGGAAATGGTGGTAGTTTAGTTGTACATCCGATCAGAGAAAATGAGTATATTTCTATACCAGGTCAAGAACCACTCACTGAACTGgacgatgaacaagaagcctaTCGAGATAATAATGGTGGCAGACGCGGCGAACTTGAAACCAAAACAGGTGACCTTCTTACTAGATTGGCTGCTAATGGTGCTCGATTGAGTGGTGGTGGTGGACCAAGCGTTGCAGCAGGATTGCCATATGTAACTGAAAGTCAGCAACAAAATATACGTAGGAGCAATATGTCATCATCGTTGCAAAATGCGCCGACTGCAGATGGTAAGCATCGATGGTCTGGTGCTACACATTCATCAATGAGAAGGCCAAGCCCCAATCTGGTGTCACCCGTGCCTCAAAGGAGATCAGAAGATAAAAAACTAGTAAGGACCAGCAGGGAAGAAAATCGGAAGACAGCATTAAAATCACCTTGTCGGTTATCAAATGGATGTGCTGCTCCGAATGTAGTAGGAAAACAAAAAAGTGCGCCTAAATATTCCTGCAAACGCACCGCTCCACAAGCTTTTCCAACGCCCGCAACGAATTTTGATCAAACCGTTATTAAAGGAAAGGCTACATCGCTAACGAAGATAGTCTCGAATCATAAAGGTTTAACAACGGATAGTACCGCAGTAGAAAACATTATTGGTGATAAAGATATTATTGTCGTATCCACTAATCTATTTAGAAACCAAGAGAGCGAAATCCATTCTGTAAAACTAGACTCAAGCGGCAAACCTGTGATTTGTCACACAAAGAGTTCAGATGAAACGCAAACCGCAATTCCAAATAAGCCAGACAGTGAAGTGTGGATTCCTGTCAACGAGGAAGTACAGACATGTTCAGATCCTCTAggagaagaaataaatatggacCGACATGAAGGTTCTTCACGACAGgaaattcgaaccagtagtaaattaaaaatgtctcgCCCTGCATCTGGTCCCCGCCTGAACATGGTTGCTGATGACGCGACACCAGACGAGAACTACATAGCTATCATAAATAAAGGCGATGTGGTTAACTTAAAAGTAAACATAGAAGTTCGCAGTGGGGAAAGCACAAATCACAACACTTCTAAGAAGTCACATTCTTTGACAAACATAACAAGAGCTGAGATTGGGTCACAGATATCTATTGACGAGGATATGGTAGTGCAAAGCAAGTCCTTGCAATCTTTACTGAATAGCGAGTTTCGAGGTACTGGTTTTGAGGGTCGTCCTAAAGTAGTAGTGGTTCAGTGCGCTTGCTGCGGAATAAGAACACTAAACCCACCTCGTGGTGATGCAACGCCTTCggaaaacaaaaagtattttgtgcTGGTACCAAGCTCCCAGCATGTAAATGCCACAGTGGATAA ATGTGATGGTGGTTCCTCGGCAAAACAAACTTCCGACCATCCACAAAGTAAAAGACATGGCACTAGCCATCCCATGAACAAAACTTACTCAAACACGTCCATAGAGGCCGTCACAGTGCGCGAGTCGCCATTCCCAAGACGAGAAGTTGGATTGTTTATGGCAACCACTAACTCTTCATGTCAAAACAGTTTTGGGCGTAACGAGTGTCCTGCTCCAAAGCCTAGAGTGAGCATAACAGAAGATCAGGGCCCGCGGTGCAACTCCGTGAGGCGGAGCACCTCTCAGATATCGGTGACGCAGACCGGCTGTGTGGTCTCCAGGAACAGCAACAGCAACACCAATTCAAGAACACGCCAAAATTATAGTGATGCGACCACACAAACTGAGTGGTGCAGCGTTCTGGTAGGCttcttaaacttaaattatagcTTTCATAAAATCTTTGACTGTCTACCTAGTGACTTTTTTATGGGAACAATGGACCGcctcattttttttgtttctttttag
- the LOC113492834 gene encoding uncharacterized protein LOC113492834 isoform X5 gives MSNTAEAKPPSDESGWQAIDIYLFANGQQYSPPRKYHLTNDELNWWDSTLSSLAKSLYGVMHPYIVLYTTDGHKVGGPLELIDGMAYVAVEPPDTFIDAGYDKYLIKATRSWEKRQARRGSPADGSEAPKHGCHHDQPCCLCPEKENVVTVESERSVLVTTEISTLRAPDETFVDSVREILVLLSLLPVVGCRWHATSYMNARCRHSTSDLAEVYRRFHTRTDEAWRYHFHETISSAARKRSADYIAAHNGPVNTVLGRTGQNGPWGGTYEPRTGKYIIEPAERGILDDYRTKLDESRPRSAVETSPDQCGRCRQDDKRRSPAEHGRLPEYGRTLAEERIMPVDYGRIPIDERLPPIDYRHTPAEHKRTSGERSRLPGVQGYTESEYGQVPEKQSRNFGDYGNKVVDDQRFTPEGYGRSSTEQFGTPGEIARNFVDEVRAPVEYGLESGYPSREQVRTSLDNGYATMAQNSTPGEHVPQPDYGQVRTFSESGYPPEDKCCAPCEHERTPTDHERTPSDNRHLPMEHDRGPNEYIRTSLEQERAPIEYKRSPAEHARTSVEFGSPSVEQRRTQSGNERLSAEQVRSLDERNAPIKQNSISGEYRRTSGQNHALGEYRHPPGQEPLTELDDEQEAYRDNNGGRRGELETKTGDLLTRLAANGARLSGGGGPSVAAGLPYVTESQQQNIRRSNMSSSLQNAPTADGKHRWSGATHSSMRRPSPNLVSPVPQRRSEDKKLVRTSREENRKTALKSPCRLSNGCAAPNVVGKQKSAPKYSCKRTAPQAFPTPATNFDQTVIKGKATSLTKIVSNHKGLTTDSTAVENIIGDKDIIVVSTNLFRNQESEIHSVKLDSSGKPVICHTKSSDETQTAIPNKPDSEVWIPVNEEVQTCSDPLGEEINMDRHEGSSRQEIRTSSKLKMSRPASGPRLNMVADDATPDENYIAIINKGDVVNLKVNIEVRSGESTNHNTSKKSHSLTNITRAEIGSQISIDEDMVVQSKSLQSLLNSEFRGTGFEGRPKVVVVQCACCGIRTLNPPRGDATPSENKKYFVLVPSSQHVNATVDKCDGGSSAKQTSDHPQSKRHGTSHPMNKTYSNTSIEAVTVRESPFPRREVGLFMATTNSSCQNSFGRNECPAPKPRVSITEDQGPRCNSVRRSTSQISVTQTGCVVSRNSNSNTNSRTRQNYSDATTQTEWCSVLVGFLNLNYSFHKIFDCLPSDFFMGTMDRLIFFVSF, from the exons gCACCCATACATAGTTCTGTACACAACGGATGGGCACAAGGTTGGGGGTCCGCTGGAGCTCATAGATGGCATGGCTTATGTAGCGGTGGAACCACCTGACACGTTCATCGATGCTGGCTACGACAAATACCTTATAAAAGCCACCAG GTCCTGGGAGAAGCGGCAGGCCAGGAGGGGGAGCCCTGCGGACGGTTCTGAGGCACCGAAACAcg GTTGCCACCACGACCAGCCATGTTGCTTGTGTCCCGAAAAGGAAA ATGTTGTCACTGTTGAAAGTGAGCGGTCTGTATTGGTTACTACTGAGATATCTACTTTGAGAGCACCTGATGAGACCTTTGTGGATTCTGTACGTgaaattttagtattattatctCTTCTTCCTGTTGTGGGGTGTCGATGGCATGCCACGAGTTATATGAACGCGAGGTGTCGGCACTCCACGAGTGATCTCGCGGAAGTCTACCGGCGCTTCCACACCAGAACCGACGAGGCCTGGAGATACCATTTCCATGAAACGATTAGCTCAGCAGCGCGGAAGAGGTCCGCTGATTACATCGCAGCACATAACGGACCTGTAAATACT GTACTCGGACGAACTGGACAAAATGGTCCATGGGGCGGTACTTATGAACCAAGAACTGGTAAATACATTATTGAACCAGCGGAGCGTGGTATCCTCGATGATTACAGAACCAAACTCGATGAAAGCCGACCCAGATCGGCAGTCGAAACGTCTCCAGATCAATGTGGACGATGCCGACAAGATGATAAACGACGTTCGCCAGCTGAACACGGCAGATTACCAGAATATGGGCGCACACTAGCTGAAGAAAGAATTATGCCCGTTGATTATGGGCGCATACCAATTGATGAAAGACTTCCACCAATAGATTATAGGCACACACCAGCTGAACACAAACGCACATCGGGGGAGCGTAGTCGTCTACCCGGTGTGCAAGGTTATACAGAAAGTGAATATGGTCAGGTACCAGAAAAACAAAGCCGTAACTTTGGTGACTATGGAAATAAAGTAGTTGATGATCAAAGATTTACACCAGAAGGGTACGGTCGATCATCAACTGAACAATTTGGTACTCCGGGTGAAATAGCACGTAATTTCGTTGATGAAGTGCGTGCGCCAGTAGAATATGGCTTAGAAAGTGGATATCCATCACGTGAACAAGTTCGAACATCGCTTGACAATGGTTATGCAACAATGGCACAAAATAGCACACCAGGTGAACATGTCCCACAACCAGATTACGGTCAGGTTCGTACCTTTAGCGAAAGTGGTTATCCTCCAGAAGACAAGTGTTGCGCTCCTTGTGAACATGAGCGAACACCAACCGATCACGAACGTACACCAAGTGACAATCGGCATTTACCAATGGAGCATGATCGGGGCCCAAATGAATATATCCGGACTTCACTTGAACAAGAACGAGCACCAATTGAGTACAAACGTTCACCAGCCGAACATGCTCGTACTTCAGTGGAATTTGGAAGTCCTTCTGTTGAACAACGGCGTACACAAAGCGGTAATGAACGTCTATCAGCTGAACAAGTTCGGTCTTTGGATGAAAGAAATGctccaataaaacaaaatagcatcTCTGGAGAATACAGACGCACAAGTGGACAGAATCATGCTCTTGGAGAATATAGGCATCCACCAG GTCAAGAACCACTCACTGAACTGgacgatgaacaagaagcctaTCGAGATAATAATGGTGGCAGACGCGGCGAACTTGAAACCAAAACAGGTGACCTTCTTACTAGATTGGCTGCTAATGGTGCTCGATTGAGTGGTGGTGGTGGACCAAGCGTTGCAGCAGGATTGCCATATGTAACTGAAAGTCAGCAACAAAATATACGTAGGAGCAATATGTCATCATCGTTGCAAAATGCGCCGACTGCAGATGGTAAGCATCGATGGTCTGGTGCTACACATTCATCAATGAGAAGGCCAAGCCCCAATCTGGTGTCACCCGTGCCTCAAAGGAGATCAGAAGATAAAAAACTAGTAAGGACCAGCAGGGAAGAAAATCGGAAGACAGCATTAAAATCACCTTGTCGGTTATCAAATGGATGTGCTGCTCCGAATGTAGTAGGAAAACAAAAAAGTGCGCCTAAATATTCCTGCAAACGCACCGCTCCACAAGCTTTTCCAACGCCCGCAACGAATTTTGATCAAACCGTTATTAAAGGAAAGGCTACATCGCTAACGAAGATAGTCTCGAATCATAAAGGTTTAACAACGGATAGTACCGCAGTAGAAAACATTATTGGTGATAAAGATATTATTGTCGTATCCACTAATCTATTTAGAAACCAAGAGAGCGAAATCCATTCTGTAAAACTAGACTCAAGCGGCAAACCTGTGATTTGTCACACAAAGAGTTCAGATGAAACGCAAACCGCAATTCCAAATAAGCCAGACAGTGAAGTGTGGATTCCTGTCAACGAGGAAGTACAGACATGTTCAGATCCTCTAggagaagaaataaatatggacCGACATGAAGGTTCTTCACGACAGgaaattcgaaccagtagtaaattaaaaatgtctcgCCCTGCATCTGGTCCCCGCCTGAACATGGTTGCTGATGACGCGACACCAGACGAGAACTACATAGCTATCATAAATAAAGGCGATGTGGTTAACTTAAAAGTAAACATAGAAGTTCGCAGTGGGGAAAGCACAAATCACAACACTTCTAAGAAGTCACATTCTTTGACAAACATAACAAGAGCTGAGATTGGGTCACAGATATCTATTGACGAGGATATGGTAGTGCAAAGCAAGTCCTTGCAATCTTTACTGAATAGCGAGTTTCGAGGTACTGGTTTTGAGGGTCGTCCTAAAGTAGTAGTGGTTCAGTGCGCTTGCTGCGGAATAAGAACACTAAACCCACCTCGTGGTGATGCAACGCCTTCggaaaacaaaaagtattttgtgcTGGTACCAAGCTCCCAGCATGTAAATGCCACAGTGGATAA ATGTGATGGTGGTTCCTCGGCAAAACAAACTTCCGACCATCCACAAAGTAAAAGACATGGCACTAGCCATCCCATGAACAAAACTTACTCAAACACGTCCATAGAGGCCGTCACAGTGCGCGAGTCGCCATTCCCAAGACGAGAAGTTGGATTGTTTATGGCAACCACTAACTCTTCATGTCAAAACAGTTTTGGGCGTAACGAGTGTCCTGCTCCAAAGCCTAGAGTGAGCATAACAGAAGATCAGGGCCCGCGGTGCAACTCCGTGAGGCGGAGCACCTCTCAGATATCGGTGACGCAGACCGGCTGTGTGGTCTCCAGGAACAGCAACAGCAACACCAATTCAAGAACACGCCAAAATTATAGTGATGCGACCACACAAACTGAGTGGTGCAGCGTTCTGGTAGGCttcttaaacttaaattatagcTTTCATAAAATCTTTGACTGTCTACCTAGTGACTTTTTTATGGGAACAATGGACCGcctcattttttttgtttctttttag